A single window of Candidatus Falkowbacteria bacterium DNA harbors:
- the queA gene encoding tRNA preQ1(34) S-adenosylmethionine ribosyltransferase-isomerase QueA, translating to MALSDFDYELPKELIAQEPHRPRDRSRLFVLRRQTQEFEHRIFSDIADYLDAGDVLVLNNTKVFPARLNGKKRRTGGAAEVFLLRQLADGRWLCLVGGKGCAPGLEIVFAAGLSCIIREDNQDGTWVAEFNLTGAGFDKAIKRIGQVPLPPYIKRPEEARADRQSYQTVFADDRKQGSVAAPTAGLHFTDRLLEKIKTKGLKIEYVTLHVGLGTFAPVKSEDISKHKMHAEWYEVEPEAVDRINEAKRQGRKVIAVGTTAARTLETAWSNPGQLSGWTDIFIFPGYSFKVVDGLITNFHTPKSTLLMLISAFVENGLPQGSSGLELVRAAYQEAIAQKYRFFSYGDAMFIV from the coding sequence CTGGCATTATCTGACTTCGATTACGAATTGCCTAAGGAACTGATAGCGCAAGAGCCGCATCGTCCGCGAGACCGTTCGCGGCTTTTTGTTTTGCGGCGTCAGACGCAAGAATTCGAGCATCGGATCTTCTCCGACATTGCCGACTATCTTGATGCGGGAGATGTTTTGGTGCTCAACAATACCAAGGTTTTTCCGGCTAGGCTCAACGGCAAGAAGCGCCGCACCGGTGGTGCGGCGGAGGTTTTCCTGTTGCGGCAGCTCGCAGATGGCCGCTGGCTTTGTTTGGTGGGCGGCAAGGGCTGCGCTCCAGGACTGGAAATAGTATTCGCCGCTGGCCTGTCTTGCATCATCCGCGAAGACAATCAGGACGGGACCTGGGTGGCAGAGTTTAATCTGACCGGAGCTGGATTCGATAAGGCGATCAAGCGCATCGGCCAAGTGCCTTTACCGCCTTATATCAAGCGCCCCGAAGAAGCAAGGGCGGACAGGCAGTCATATCAGACGGTTTTTGCCGATGACCGGAAACAGGGCTCCGTGGCGGCCCCGACCGCTGGCCTGCATTTTACCGATCGCCTGCTTGAAAAGATTAAAACCAAGGGATTAAAGATCGAGTACGTGACTTTGCATGTCGGCCTCGGTACCTTTGCTCCGGTTAAATCCGAAGATATTTCGAAGCATAAGATGCATGCCGAGTGGTATGAAGTCGAGCCGGAAGCAGTCGATCGGATCAATGAGGCGAAAAGACAAGGTCGCAAAGTCATTGCAGTGGGCACAACAGCGGCCAGGACCCTTGAAACTGCCTGGAGCAACCCTGGACAGCTGTCAGGCTGGACCGACATTTTCATTTTTCCTGGCTATAGTTTCAAGGTCGTCGATGGGCTCATAACCAACTTCCACACCCCCAAATCGACCTTACTGATGCTGATCAGTGCCTTTGTGGAGAACGGCCTGCCTCAAGGCAGCTCCGGCCTCGAATTAGTCCGAGCGGCATATCAGGAGGCAATCGCCCAAAAGTATCGCTTTTTCAGTTATGGCGATGCCATGTTTATTGTCTAG
- a CDS encoding PH domain-containing protein yields MLSAYRIPNQLPDEKVIMIVRKDLFIMFKRVVAFALMLATLIGFVIIMFTLYPTANESEFYPAIVLAASAYLLYIWLFFFFTFIDYYLDTWIITDERIINIEQEGFFSRTISEERLFRIQDVTSEVKGVLPTMFGYGDVYIQTAGEKNRFNFEQVPNPDGIRDVIIRLAEVDRAKQTTETKKEMVGIL; encoded by the coding sequence ATGCTTTCCGCCTACCGCATTCCCAACCAGCTGCCTGATGAAAAGGTCATAATGATCGTCAGAAAGGACCTGTTCATCATGTTCAAGCGTGTTGTAGCTTTTGCCCTGATGCTGGCCACCTTGATCGGTTTCGTCATTATCATGTTTACTCTGTATCCGACGGCCAATGAATCAGAGTTCTACCCAGCCATCGTTTTGGCGGCTAGCGCTTACCTTCTGTATATCTGGCTATTCTTCTTCTTTACCTTTATCGATTATTACCTCGACACCTGGATCATAACCGACGAGCGGATCATCAATATCGAGCAGGAAGGATTCTTCTCGCGCACCATCTCAGAGGAACGCCTGTTCCGCATCCAGGACGTTACTAGCGAAGTTAAGGGCGTTCTGCCGACGATGTTCGGCTATGGCGATGTCTATATCCAGACCGCCGGAGAAAAGAATCGTTTCAATTTCGAGCAAGTGCCTAATCCGGATGGCATCCGCGATGTCATCATCAGATTGGCCGAAGTCGACCGCGCCAAGCAGACGACTGAAACGAAAAAAGAAATGGTCGGAATCTTATGA
- the ruvB gene encoding Holliday junction branch migration DNA helicase RuvB, whose protein sequence is MEEERVVASQELNGDHVLDLTLRPQRLAEYVGQSKIKENLRIFIEAARRRDETIEHVLLYGAPGLGKTTLAHVIANELGANIRVTSGPAIEKTGDLAAILTNLQEGDILFIDEIHRLNRGVEEILYPAMEDYALDIVIGKGPSARTLRIDLPKFTIIGATTKASMLTAPLRDRFGMTYHLNYYEQDDMEQIIDRSARILSVELERSMAKEIAQRSRRTPRVANRLLKRVRDYCQVEGDGIITGDHCFNAFSMLEVDEHGLDSVDRKILELIIDKYGGGPVGLNTIAAATGEDVSTIEEVYEPYLIQLGFLDRSPRGRMVTDQGFTHLGRQRRGQDKLV, encoded by the coding sequence ATGGAAGAAGAAAGAGTTGTTGCCAGTCAGGAATTGAATGGCGACCATGTTCTTGACCTGACATTGCGTCCGCAGAGATTGGCGGAATATGTCGGTCAGAGCAAAATCAAAGAAAATCTGCGTATTTTTATTGAGGCGGCCCGCCGTCGTGACGAGACGATTGAGCACGTCCTGCTTTATGGCGCCCCAGGCTTGGGCAAGACCACGCTGGCCCATGTCATCGCCAACGAGTTGGGTGCCAATATCCGCGTTACTTCCGGTCCGGCAATCGAAAAGACCGGCGACTTGGCAGCCATCCTGACCAACCTGCAAGAAGGAGACATTCTATTTATTGATGAGATTCACCGCCTGAATCGCGGGGTCGAAGAGATATTATATCCAGCAATGGAGGATTACGCTTTGGATATCGTTATCGGCAAGGGCCCATCGGCCCGCACCCTGAGAATCGACTTGCCAAAGTTTACGATTATCGGTGCCACGACCAAGGCCAGCATGCTGACCGCCCCGCTCCGTGACCGCTTCGGCATGACTTACCATCTGAATTATTATGAGCAGGATGATATGGAGCAGATCATAGATCGCAGCGCCCGCATCCTGAGCGTCGAACTTGAGCGGAGCATGGCCAAAGAAATCGCTCAGCGTTCGCGCCGTACGCCGCGCGTGGCCAACCGTTTGCTCAAAAGAGTCCGTGATTACTGCCAAGTGGAGGGCGACGGCATCATTACCGGCGACCACTGCTTCAATGCTTTTTCGATGCTCGAAGTCGATGAGCATGGCCTTGATAGCGTCGATCGCAAAATCTTGGAATTGATAATCGATAAGTACGGCGGCGGCCCGGTCGGGCTCAATACTATTGCGGCTGCTACGGGTGAGGATGTTTCAACTATCGAAGAGGTTTATGAACCATATTTAATACAACTCGGTTTTCTTGACCGCAGTCCGCGCGGCCGCATGGTGACTGACCAGGGTTTCACGCATTTGGGTCGACAGAGGCGGGGACAAGATAAGCTAGTTTAA